The following proteins come from a genomic window of Lachnoclostridium phytofermentans ISDg:
- a CDS encoding phage portal protein codes for MDLETMKKVIKRYTTGHTNFITNAATAERYYRNKNDVLKNKPRTESDETENPLRNADNRIPRNFHGLLVNQKAAYMFTAPPLFDIGDDDSNKRVTEVLGDRYAKTTKDLCINASNCSVAWLHYWINSEKKFEYGVVDSKQIIPIWTADLNKQLSGVLRVYEQLDDNDGELYTIYQYWNDTECQSFRKKTSDTLDDGLQSYTMFCSFVDGESSQQDTFIHDYGRVPFIPFFNNNVDSSDLENIKALIDVYDKVFSGFVNDLEDIQEIIFVLTGYGGTDLAPFLQDLKKYKTVKLDDDGENVHAGIQTLTIDIPIEAREKLLDITRKAIFEQGQGVDPQPEAFGNASGVALKYLYSLLELKAGLMETEFKLAFGEFVRAICKYLNTECKTIIQTWTRTAITNDLELATIASQSQGIVSDKTIHKNHPWVEDADQEAKQIQKELSMENGYDYALQQGGDVDDGEK; via the coding sequence ATGGATTTAGAAACAATGAAAAAGGTGATTAAGAGGTATACAACAGGGCACACAAATTTTATTACTAATGCTGCTACAGCTGAAAGATATTACCGGAACAAGAATGATGTCCTAAAGAATAAGCCCAGGACAGAATCGGATGAGACTGAAAACCCTCTCCGTAATGCAGACAATCGGATACCGAGGAACTTCCACGGGTTATTAGTTAATCAAAAGGCAGCGTACATGTTCACTGCACCGCCTCTTTTCGATATCGGCGATGACGATTCCAACAAACGGGTTACAGAAGTTCTGGGAGATAGATACGCCAAGACTACAAAGGACCTATGTATTAATGCATCTAACTGTAGTGTAGCATGGCTTCATTATTGGATAAACTCAGAAAAAAAATTCGAATATGGTGTGGTCGATTCAAAGCAGATCATACCGATATGGACAGCTGATTTAAACAAGCAACTTAGTGGAGTCTTAAGAGTATACGAACAGCTGGATGATAATGATGGAGAACTATATACCATATATCAATACTGGAATGATACTGAGTGTCAGTCCTTCCGTAAAAAGACTTCCGATACTTTGGATGATGGGCTACAGTCTTATACAATGTTTTGTTCTTTTGTAGACGGTGAATCCTCACAGCAAGATACATTTATTCATGATTATGGCAGGGTGCCTTTTATACCTTTCTTCAACAATAATGTTGATTCAAGTGACCTTGAAAATATTAAAGCGTTGATTGATGTATATGACAAAGTATTTTCAGGATTTGTTAATGACTTGGAAGATATCCAGGAGATTATCTTTGTATTGACCGGGTATGGTGGAACTGATCTGGCGCCGTTCTTACAGGACTTGAAGAAGTATAAAACTGTAAAGCTGGATGATGATGGTGAAAATGTTCATGCAGGTATACAGACTTTGACCATAGACATACCTATAGAAGCCAGAGAGAAATTACTGGATATCACAAGAAAAGCTATATTCGAACAGGGACAGGGAGTTGACCCACAACCGGAGGCGTTTGGTAATGCTTCGGGGGTAGCTCTTAAATATTTATATTCTTTATTGGAATTAAAAGCGGGTCTAATGGAAACAGAGTTTAAACTTGCATTTGGAGAGTTTGTACGGGCAATATGTAAGTATCTTAATACAGAGTGTAAGACAATCATTCAAACATGGACACGTACTGCTATTACAAACGATTTAGAGCTTGCCACAATTGCTTCACAAAGCCAAGGGATTGTATCTGATAAGACTATTCATAAAAACCACCCGTGGGTAGAAGATGCTGACCAAGAAGCGAAGCAGATACAAAAGGAGCTATCCATGGAAAACGGTTATGATTACGCCCTGCAACAAGGTGGTGACGTAGACGATGGCGAAAAGTAG
- a CDS encoding polymorphic toxin type 50 domain-containing protein, which produces MAKSREYWKKRFEKLEDDTYRKSKAYYDDLQEQFRRATSELEKDVSTWYYRVAENNEISYAQAKRYLNRKEVKEFRWTVDEYIKYGKENALDQKWMKELENASARVHITRLETVKLQLQQSVEKLFVEYEGGVSDLLNKAFKSSYYKSAFEIAKGTGVGKDLHALDDNLVSSFLRKPWAADGKDFSSRIWQDKEKLIRELHTELTQQLIRGSDPGKTIAALAKKMDVSKSKAGNLVMTETAAIHSMAQKECYKNLEIEEFQNVATLDLRTSDICIGMDGTHFPISEYKVNVTAPPFHCNCRTCTCPYFNDEFTEGEERAARDPVTGKTHNVPADMTYKEWHEKYVKGNPQADLAEKKSNNTLADQKQYDKYKSILGKDTPKNLDDFQNLKYTNDEKWNMLQLAYKDQKVRNNIRSDDTVKIIETGKQGKHIKGHNNYIEGRSYLTITEKETQDLVNKYAGTGEIKRDNRGNWNNKEVVDFKKEIGISIDNLTGIEYVTTKAKIHYSKKGVHVVPHGKE; this is translated from the coding sequence ATGGCGAAAAGTAGAGAGTACTGGAAAAAGCGATTTGAAAAGTTAGAGGACGATACGTATCGAAAGAGTAAGGCATATTACGATGATCTACAAGAGCAGTTTAGACGAGCTACAAGTGAATTAGAAAAAGATGTTTCTACATGGTATTATCGAGTTGCAGAGAATAACGAAATTAGCTATGCTCAAGCTAAGCGGTATCTGAATCGGAAAGAAGTCAAAGAGTTCCGTTGGACCGTAGATGAATATATTAAGTACGGTAAGGAAAATGCTCTTGATCAGAAATGGATGAAGGAACTTGAAAACGCTTCGGCTAGAGTACACATTACCAGGCTAGAAACAGTTAAACTCCAATTACAGCAGTCGGTGGAAAAGCTGTTTGTTGAGTACGAGGGCGGTGTCTCGGATTTGTTGAATAAAGCTTTTAAATCATCCTACTATAAATCTGCTTTTGAGATTGCGAAAGGCACTGGAGTAGGTAAGGATCTTCATGCACTAGACGATAATTTGGTAAGTAGTTTCCTTCGTAAGCCTTGGGCTGCTGATGGCAAGGATTTTAGTAGTCGTATATGGCAAGACAAAGAAAAGCTTATACGTGAGCTACATACGGAGCTTACGCAACAGCTGATACGTGGAAGTGATCCTGGTAAGACTATTGCAGCACTTGCCAAGAAGATGGATGTCAGCAAGAGCAAAGCCGGTAACTTGGTAATGACTGAAACAGCAGCTATACATTCAATGGCTCAGAAGGAATGTTATAAAAATCTTGAAATTGAAGAGTTTCAAAATGTAGCAACACTTGACCTTAGAACAAGCGATATTTGCATAGGGATGGATGGCACCCATTTTCCTATAAGTGAGTACAAAGTCAACGTTACTGCGCCACCTTTCCATTGTAATTGCCGCACTTGCACATGCCCTTACTTTAACGACGAATTCACCGAAGGAGAGGAAAGAGCAGCAAGAGATCCGGTTACCGGAAAGACACATAATGTGCCTGCGGATATGACATATAAGGAATGGCATGAGAAGTACGTTAAGGGCAATCCTCAAGCAGACCTTGCAGAGAAAAAGTCAAATAATACGCTTGCTGATCAGAAACAGTATGACAAGTATAAAAGTATCCTTGGAAAAGACACTCCTAAAAACCTTGATGATTTCCAAAATTTGAAGTATACTAATGATGAGAAATGGAATATGTTGCAACTGGCATATAAGGACCAGAAAGTACGTAATAATATCCGTTCTGATGATACCGTAAAAATAATTGAAACTGGTAAACAGGGCAAGCATATTAAAGGACATAATAATTATATAGAAGGTCGTAGTTACTTAACTATAACTGAGAAGGAAACCCAAGATTTAGTCAACAAGTATGCTGGTACAGGAGAAATCAAGAGAGATAACAGAGGGAACTGGAACAATAAAGAGGTTGTAGACTTTAAGAAGGAAATAGGTATCAGTATTGATAATCTGACTGGCATTGAATACGTCACAACTAAGGCGAAGATACACTACAGTAAAAAAGGTGTTCACGTAGTTCCGCATGGAAAGGAATGA
- a CDS encoding DUF4393 domain-containing protein — MPEGLNQLAKGIGKAIETVPEVYDDGLKPATQETGKTLALIPRTINAALVPLRKWIAVREYNLAETEKLLAEKLAHVSADKIVTPEPYVAVPAIQAISYSMDSIELRNLYANLLANAMNIDTKEGVHPAYVDIIKQLSPSDALFLQHLCNNGMCIPTINYYLIKYEKTTHLEFIKGSTRKPILPRYVSYANEMPYDILQVCIGNLERLGLIEVEMGNQLTTENVYELLNSEASEIYNEAVDYAQSLDSNLNSFEPYQEHGYINLTVFGHSFCGICIDNNLS; from the coding sequence ATGCCAGAAGGGTTAAATCAACTTGCAAAAGGTATAGGGAAGGCAATTGAAACCGTTCCTGAAGTTTATGATGACGGTTTGAAGCCCGCCACGCAAGAAACTGGGAAAACTCTTGCCCTAATACCTCGTACTATAAATGCTGCTTTAGTTCCACTGCGCAAATGGATTGCAGTAAGAGAATACAATCTTGCGGAAACAGAAAAATTATTAGCCGAAAAACTAGCACATGTTAGTGCAGATAAGATAGTTACTCCCGAACCATATGTTGCCGTACCAGCAATTCAAGCAATCTCCTATTCTATGGACAGCATTGAACTACGTAATCTATATGCAAATCTACTAGCCAACGCTATGAATATTGATACTAAAGAAGGTGTTCACCCAGCCTATGTCGATATTATAAAACAACTATCTCCGTCTGATGCACTGTTTCTACAGCACTTGTGCAATAACGGTATGTGTATACCTACAATTAATTACTATTTGATTAAATATGAAAAAACTACTCATTTAGAATTTATTAAAGGTTCAACAAGAAAACCTATCTTACCTCGCTATGTTAGTTATGCTAACGAAATGCCTTATGATATATTACAAGTCTGTATAGGTAATCTAGAAAGGCTTGGTTTAATAGAAGTTGAAATGGGGAATCAATTAACAACTGAAAATGTATATGAATTACTAAATTCAGAAGCTTCTGAAATTTATAATGAGGCTGTTGACTATGCACAATCTTTAGATTCCAATTTAAATTCATTTGAACCATATCAAGAGCATGGGTACATAAATTTAACAGTATTTGGTCATTCATTCTGTGGTATTTGCATTGATAATAATCTTTCGTAA
- a CDS encoding Lar family restriction alleviation protein, which translates to MIEFKPCPFCGCEKIEIKVVGTKGSDSRYAAMCDDCGARGGRKANKDSAIASWNERM; encoded by the coding sequence ATGATTGAATTTAAGCCTTGTCCGTTTTGTGGATGCGAAAAAATAGAAATAAAAGTCGTTGGAACTAAGGGATCTGATTCTAGGTATGCTGCCATGTGTGATGATTGTGGAGCAAGAGGTGGAAGGAAAGCAAATAAAGACTCGGCTATAGCTTCATGGAATGAAAGAATGTAG
- a CDS encoding helix-turn-helix domain-containing protein: MAKGKYEYWLTPDGLLRLEAYARDGLTDEQIAHNLGITAKTLYEWKNRYGEICEALKRGKEVVDILVENALLKRALGYSYNEDKYISVKMDQVEYYEKLEAFMNHYKYEHPEATDSDLMLVREQFPQTKTVLVERKTKDVTPDTTAQIFWLKNRKPNEWRDKQDIEVSGNINNPYEGISTDDLKKLINDG; the protein is encoded by the coding sequence ATGGCAAAAGGCAAATATGAATATTGGTTAACACCAGATGGCTTGCTTAGGCTTGAAGCATATGCTAGAGATGGTTTAACCGATGAACAGATAGCTCATAACTTAGGAATCACGGCAAAGACATTGTATGAATGGAAAAACAGGTATGGTGAGATATGTGAGGCCCTAAAAAGGGGCAAGGAAGTTGTTGACATTTTAGTTGAGAATGCACTTTTGAAAAGGGCTCTTGGTTATTCCTACAATGAGGATAAATATATAAGTGTTAAAATGGATCAGGTAGAGTATTATGAAAAACTTGAGGCTTTCATGAATCATTATAAGTATGAGCATCCGGAGGCTACTGATTCAGATCTTATGTTGGTAAGAGAGCAATTTCCACAGACTAAAACAGTGTTGGTTGAAAGAAAGACAAAGGATGTTACACCAGATACTACTGCTCAAATCTTCTGGTTAAAGAACCGCAAGCCTAATGAGTGGCGTGACAAGCAAGACATAGAAGTCAGTGGTAATATTAACAATCCTTATGAGGGGATATCAACCGATGACTTAAAGAAGCTGATAAATGATGGATAA
- a CDS encoding CHC2 zinc finger domain-containing protein, with amino-acid sequence MTLEEKKERKEEIIQSKNMFHVLEEHGVKVKRRMCCCIFHQEKNPSMKVFKDGVQCFVCGQNWNVFDVVMQLTGCDFNTTFDLLGGNDKPSWKSYATAKRAKSIRKNKLGLANLKNQKIKDQRTKVMALRDLIRAEKPYSEIWCNSHNRLVYEEYILDQMIDEVSK; translated from the coding sequence ATGACTCTTGAGGAAAAGAAAGAACGAAAAGAAGAAATAATTCAGTCTAAAAATATGTTTCACGTTCTGGAAGAGCATGGAGTAAAGGTTAAGCGCAGAATGTGTTGCTGCATATTTCACCAGGAGAAGAATCCGTCAATGAAGGTCTTTAAGGACGGTGTTCAATGCTTTGTTTGTGGTCAAAACTGGAATGTATTTGATGTAGTAATGCAGCTGACTGGTTGTGATTTCAATACCACATTTGATTTACTTGGTGGTAATGATAAACCTTCATGGAAATCATATGCAACAGCTAAAAGAGCAAAAAGTATACGCAAAAATAAATTAGGATTAGCTAATCTTAAAAATCAAAAGATTAAGGATCAAAGAACAAAAGTTATGGCTTTAAGAGATTTGATTAGGGCAGAGAAGCCTTATTCTGAAATATGGTGTAATAGTCATAATAGATTAGTTTACGAAGAATATATTTTAGATCAGATGATTGATGAGGTGAGTAAATGA
- a CDS encoding DUF927 domain-containing protein: MIDYKSLDKVKILEDDIFIEIYDEQDPIQQAAMICTLSDIAKECGVKQNFDRMLRAFKKAKQTFNQQTGGSYTDFGDEYPKMYCGGWIANDDGISILTNFGEKTACSHPILPVRSLINAETGYLKTVLAFKVRNRWREVIIDKEVISSNNRIVNLSKYGIRVTSENARALVQYLADMESMNEKVIPEQKSSSKLGWLDKSFVPYDSTVVFDNDDALSGAFKSVTSNGSYTKWLELMREIRSSGRIEPNMYLAGAFASPLLHKFNALPFIISTYGKTGKGKTVALMVATSVWADPTEGKYFIRAKANEIALEVRLDFLNHLPLAIDDLSQIQKKVKDDFGEFVYNLCSGGGKERSNTNIGLQRQRYWKNIVLTNSERSLVSETMNGGAINRIIEVESEEGNIFESGAEVVDIIKEHYGFAGEEFINIISHMSLEELKSIQREFLDRIYAKQFEMGEEKEEKQIIPMSILLTADKIATEQIFEDGHYLDFDKCYEMLKSKGDISEEERAYDFIMSDIQVHRNNFESDRFTGEIWGAIDKGYAIIHNNIFNSMCERGNFSGKSFLTWADRNGLLIKDDKGGKNFKNKKFQGKSIRCIFLRMDSELQDEEESVTEFRSIHENENVPFD; this comes from the coding sequence ATGATAGATTACAAGTCACTGGATAAGGTCAAGATCCTTGAAGACGACATTTTTATAGAGATTTATGATGAGCAGGATCCTATTCAGCAGGCTGCTATGATTTGCACACTTTCAGACATAGCAAAAGAATGCGGTGTGAAGCAAAACTTTGATCGGATGCTCAGAGCGTTTAAGAAAGCAAAACAAACTTTTAATCAGCAGACAGGAGGAAGTTATACCGACTTTGGAGACGAGTACCCTAAGATGTATTGCGGCGGTTGGATAGCGAACGATGATGGCATTTCAATACTTACCAACTTCGGTGAAAAGACTGCCTGTAGCCATCCCATCTTACCAGTGCGGTCTTTGATTAATGCGGAGACCGGATACTTAAAAACGGTATTAGCATTCAAGGTGAGAAACCGATGGCGAGAAGTCATTATAGATAAGGAGGTTATCTCCTCTAATAACAGAATTGTTAACCTTTCAAAGTATGGTATTCGTGTCACTTCAGAGAATGCCAGGGCATTAGTCCAATATCTTGCAGATATGGAGAGTATGAATGAAAAGGTTATTCCTGAACAGAAATCATCTTCAAAGCTTGGTTGGTTAGATAAATCATTCGTTCCCTATGATTCTACAGTAGTATTTGATAATGATGATGCTCTTTCCGGTGCATTTAAAAGTGTTACAAGTAATGGCTCCTATACAAAATGGCTAGAGTTAATGAGGGAGATACGAAGCTCCGGAAGAATTGAACCTAATATGTATTTAGCCGGGGCGTTTGCTAGTCCATTGCTACATAAATTCAATGCACTTCCATTTATTATCTCCACATATGGCAAGACAGGTAAGGGTAAGACGGTAGCACTTATGGTAGCTACGAGTGTGTGGGCGGATCCAACAGAAGGAAAATATTTTATTCGTGCCAAGGCAAACGAAATCGCGTTAGAGGTCCGGCTAGATTTTTTAAATCACCTTCCACTCGCCATTGATGATCTATCGCAGATTCAAAAGAAGGTCAAAGATGATTTTGGTGAGTTTGTTTATAATCTTTGCTCCGGAGGCGGTAAAGAACGCTCCAATACAAATATTGGACTGCAGCGACAGCGTTATTGGAAGAATATTGTTCTAACCAATTCAGAGAGATCCTTAGTTAGTGAAACTATGAATGGTGGAGCTATCAACAGAATTATTGAAGTTGAGTCAGAGGAAGGAAATATATTTGAAAGTGGCGCCGAAGTTGTAGACATTATCAAGGAGCATTATGGATTCGCCGGTGAGGAGTTCATTAACATTATATCTCACATGTCACTAGAGGAGCTTAAGTCTATCCAGAGAGAGTTCTTGGATCGAATTTATGCAAAGCAATTCGAAATGGGTGAGGAGAAAGAAGAAAAGCAGATTATACCAATGTCCATTTTGTTGACTGCAGACAAAATAGCAACTGAGCAGATATTTGAAGATGGTCATTATCTTGACTTTGATAAGTGTTATGAGATGTTGAAGAGTAAAGGGGATATTTCAGAAGAAGAAAGGGCATATGATTTCATTATGTCTGATATCCAAGTGCATCGAAATAATTTCGAGTCAGATAGATTTACCGGTGAAATCTGGGGAGCTATTGATAAAGGGTATGCAATTATTCATAACAATATCTTCAACTCAATGTGTGAGCGTGGAAACTTCTCCGGAAAGTCTTTCTTGACCTGGGCGGATCGAAACGGATTACTTATTAAGGATGATAAAGGCGGAAAGAATTTCAAAAACAAAAAGTTCCAAGGCAAGTCAATACGTTGCATATTCCTAAGAATGGATAGTGAGCTTCAGGACGAAGAAGAAAGTGTAACCGAATTTAGGTCAATTCATGAGAATGAAAATGTACCTTTTGATTAA
- a CDS encoding CdaR family transcriptional regulator codes for MKVKVYHVNEGSLRILDSVTSKEIQKHFGLSESYVGAYIRRGLKLKRKFSIIPAGEVEVINETKNNLTDIQKKIINELCNCNMNKCEVARKMFFNLNTIIYHIEQIKIKTELDPNKFFDLIKLKNIVSS; via the coding sequence TTGAAAGTAAAAGTATATCATGTAAATGAAGGAAGTTTAAGAATACTCGATAGCGTTACAAGTAAAGAAATACAAAAGCATTTTGGATTAAGCGAATCATATGTCGGTGCATACATAAGAAGAGGTTTAAAGCTGAAAAGAAAGTTTAGTATTATACCGGCCGGTGAAGTAGAGGTAATAAATGAAACTAAGAATAATCTAACTGATATACAGAAGAAGATAATCAATGAATTGTGTAATTGCAACATGAACAAATGCGAAGTTGCTAGAAAAATGTTTTTTAATCTTAACACAATTATTTACCATATTGAACAAATAAAAATTAAGACGGAGTTAGATCCAAATAAATTCTTTGACTTAATTAAGCTGAAAAATATTGTAAGTAGCTAA
- a CDS encoding DUF6275 family protein, whose amino-acid sequence MGNDDFLKLVKQIVVEYFNKNADRTDHARIIESDVFIVWSCKTLQNNKALASTTVSDGMYYEITHNGDKQETYVDAYKKWENFVVK is encoded by the coding sequence ATGGGAAATGATGATTTTTTGAAGCTAGTAAAACAGATTGTGGTTGAGTATTTCAACAAGAATGCAGACAGGACCGACCATGCACGGATTATAGAAAGTGACGTGTTCATCGTCTGGTCATGTAAGACGTTGCAGAATAACAAAGCACTTGCAAGTACCACTGTTTCTGATGGAATGTACTACGAAATCACCCATAATGGAGATAAGCAGGAAACATATGTTGATGCATATAAGAAATGGGAGAATTTTGTTGTGAAGTAG
- the terL gene encoding phage terminase large subunit gives MMDKELIKLGAKIELARREFFFYCQLKAPDFYKSDRKYLVELCNEFQEFLDSDDEVMIVNEPPRHGKSRTVGNLVEWVLGKDQTQKIMTGSYNETLSTMFSKNVRNSIMEQKADKYKPVYSDVFPGVSIKRGDGAMNLWSLEGGYNNYLATSPTGTATGFGCSLMIIDDLIKNAEEANNEAVKEKHWEWFTNTMLSRLEEGGKIIIIMTRWASDDLAGRALEHYKEQGAKIRHVSMKALVDKEKKQMLCSEVLSYKSYLGKIKAMGEDIASANYQQEPIDLKGKLYSSFKTYEKFPMDDKGNLLFTAIKSYCDTADEGTDYLCNIIYGVYNKEAYVLDIYYTNAPMEVTETETAKRIHEHGVNVADIESNNGGRGFARSVVRILRETFKSNKTKIRWFHQSKNKIARILSNSTWVMDHIYFPKNWRDRWPDYYSAMSKYQREGKNKHDDAPDATTGIAERIDKGNGVSVLK, from the coding sequence ATGATGGATAAAGAGTTAATAAAGCTAGGTGCAAAGATAGAACTTGCAAGACGTGAGTTCTTTTTTTATTGTCAGTTAAAAGCTCCTGACTTCTATAAGTCTGATAGAAAGTACTTGGTTGAGTTATGCAATGAGTTCCAAGAGTTCTTAGATTCTGACGATGAAGTAATGATAGTTAATGAGCCTCCAAGACACGGGAAGTCTAGGACAGTTGGTAATTTGGTTGAGTGGGTGCTTGGTAAGGACCAAACACAAAAGATAATGACTGGATCATACAATGAAACCCTGTCCACCATGTTCTCTAAAAACGTCCGTAACAGCATTATGGAACAGAAAGCAGATAAATATAAGCCTGTGTACTCAGACGTGTTTCCTGGGGTGTCTATAAAGCGTGGTGATGGTGCTATGAATCTTTGGAGTTTAGAGGGTGGATATAACAATTACTTAGCTACTTCTCCAACTGGTACTGCAACAGGGTTCGGTTGTTCGCTTATGATAATCGATGACCTTATCAAGAATGCGGAGGAAGCAAATAATGAGGCTGTAAAAGAAAAACACTGGGAATGGTTCACCAATACAATGCTGTCCCGTCTGGAAGAGGGCGGGAAGATAATCATTATTATGACTAGATGGGCCTCTGATGATCTGGCTGGAAGAGCGTTAGAGCATTACAAGGAGCAAGGGGCAAAGATTCGTCATGTAAGCATGAAAGCTCTCGTTGATAAAGAAAAGAAACAAATGCTTTGTAGTGAAGTGCTTTCCTATAAATCTTATCTTGGCAAGATAAAGGCTATGGGCGAGGATATCGCAAGCGCTAACTATCAGCAGGAACCTATTGATCTGAAAGGCAAATTATATAGTAGCTTTAAAACATACGAAAAGTTTCCTATGGATGATAAAGGCAATCTCCTATTCACTGCTATTAAATCATATTGCGATACGGCAGACGAGGGAACAGATTATCTCTGTAATATTATTTATGGTGTTTATAATAAAGAGGCTTATGTCCTAGATATTTACTATACCAATGCACCGATGGAAGTTACTGAAACAGAAACCGCTAAAAGAATCCATGAACACGGTGTAAACGTAGCTGATATAGAAAGTAATAATGGTGGTCGAGGATTTGCCCGTTCGGTAGTAAGAATCCTAAGAGAAACATTTAAGAGTAATAAAACCAAGATTCGGTGGTTCCATCAAAGTAAGAATAAGATTGCTAGAATACTTTCTAACAGTACATGGGTTATGGACCACATTTATTTCCCTAAAAACTGGCGTGATAGATGGCCCGATTATTATAGTGCTATGTCTAAATATCAGCGTGAAGGCAAGAACAAACATGATGATGCGCCAGACGCTACAACAGGAATTGCTGAGCGCATTGATAAAGGCAATGGTGTATCGGTTTTAAAATAA